One stretch of Candidatus Edwardsbacteria bacterium DNA includes these proteins:
- the pstC gene encoding phosphate ABC transporter permease subunit PstC, with amino-acid sequence MKFLGEKGVRRVLAGIAFSAISALLLIALFIIKEGLPFIISYGPLKFLFSSDWQPQDGKFGIWPMIVASIWVTLGAMLVGAPLGVACAVYLTEFVPRRVMGVIKPTIELLAGIPSVVYGFMGVMVLAPLIRSHLGGPGLSVLAGAIILGIMILPTIISISIDSIQSVPNSYREGSLALGATHWQTTYMVTVPAAKSGIIAAIILGMGRAIGETMAVIMVAGNAVKIPISALDSVRTLTANIALEMGYATGQHRQALFATGVVLLVIIMILNSLAGMAIRKKAGKR; translated from the coding sequence ATGAAATTCTTAGGCGAGAAGGGCGTTCGGAGAGTGTTGGCGGGGATAGCTTTTTCGGCTATCTCGGCCCTGCTCTTGATTGCCCTTTTTATCATTAAAGAGGGGCTGCCGTTCATCATCAGCTACGGGCCGCTAAAATTCCTGTTTTCCTCCGACTGGCAGCCCCAGGACGGGAAGTTCGGCATCTGGCCCATGATCGTGGCCTCCATCTGGGTGACCCTGGGGGCCATGCTGGTGGGAGCCCCGCTGGGGGTGGCCTGCGCCGTCTACCTCACCGAGTTCGTGCCGCGCCGGGTGATGGGGGTCATCAAGCCCACCATCGAACTGCTGGCCGGCATTCCCTCGGTGGTCTACGGGTTCATGGGGGTGATGGTGCTGGCTCCGCTGATCCGCTCCCACCTGGGCGGGCCGGGGCTGTCGGTGCTGGCCGGGGCCATCATCCTGGGCATCATGATCCTGCCCACCATCATCAGCATCTCCATCGATTCCATCCAGTCGGTGCCCAACTCCTACCGGGAGGGCTCGCTGGCCCTTGGCGCCACCCACTGGCAGACCACTTATATGGTGACGGTGCCGGCCGCCAAATCAGGCATCATAGCGGCCATCATACTGGGGATGGGACGGGCCATCGGCGAGACCATGGCGGTGATCATGGTGGCCGGCAATGCGGTCAAGATCCCCATATCGGCCCTGGATTCCGTCCGCACCCTGACCGCCAACATCGCCCTGGAGATGGGCTACGCCACCGGGCAGCACCGCCAAGCGCTGTTTGCCACCGGAGTGGTGCTACTGGTGATAATCATGATTCTGAACTCCCTGGCCGGAATGGCCATCAGAAAAAAGGCGGGCAAGAGATGA
- a CDS encoding phosphate ABC transporter substrate-binding protein, with protein sequence MNKKMIVSIALLASVSVFGCGKKREAVIMAGSTAFQPFAEKLADQFMTQNPGINVTVQGGGSAVGIQSALSGTAQIGMADLVELPEEAKNLTATKVARDGIAIVVNPGNKIEGLTLQQVREIFNGAINNWKQVGGEDRPITVVSREAGSGTRTSFEQIVGEISLIKEALIQDSNGTIRETVANDVNAVGYLSHGLINEKIKPVKLDGVECTTEEIMSGKYKLVRPVFLLTMEQPQGAIKQVIDYMLSAEGQETIKSSGLIPVK encoded by the coding sequence ATGAATAAAAAAATGATTGTTTCAATAGCGTTGTTGGCTTCGGTATCAGTTTTTGGATGCGGCAAAAAGAGGGAGGCCGTCATCATGGCCGGCTCCACCGCCTTTCAGCCCTTTGCCGAGAAACTGGCCGACCAGTTCATGACTCAAAATCCCGGCATCAACGTGACGGTGCAGGGCGGCGGCTCGGCGGTGGGCATCCAATCGGCCCTGTCCGGGACCGCCCAGATAGGGATGGCCGACCTGGTGGAGCTGCCGGAAGAGGCCAAAAATCTCACAGCCACCAAAGTGGCCCGGGACGGCATCGCCATCGTGGTCAATCCCGGCAACAAGATAGAGGGGCTTACCCTGCAGCAGGTGCGGGAGATATTCAACGGGGCTATAAATAACTGGAAACAGGTAGGCGGAGAGGATCGGCCGATCACGGTGGTATCCCGCGAGGCTGGCTCCGGCACCAGGACCTCCTTCGAACAGATAGTGGGCGAGATCTCGCTGATCAAGGAAGCCCTGATTCAGGACTCCAACGGAACCATCCGGGAGACGGTAGCCAACGATGTCAATGCGGTGGGCTACCTGTCGCACGGGTTGATCAACGAAAAGATCAAGCCGGTCAAATTGGACGGGGTGGAGTGCACCACCGAGGAGATCATGAGCGGAAAGTATAAATTGGTCCGCCCGGTTTTTCTGTTGACCATGGAACAACCCCAAGGGGCGATCAAGCAGGTGATAGATTACATGCTGTCGGCGGAGGGCCAGGAGACCATCAAGAGCAGCGGCCTGATACCGGTCAAATAG